One Natrinema longum genomic window, TACTATACAGATCAGAGGCAACAGCTGGGAATATTGAGTTCACTGCACTAAGAACCAATACAAGCAAAACGGAAGTTTGGTATGCAGCTTGATACCAACCAACTTCAGTCGGCGAAACAAATATTGCGAGCATAAATATGTCGGTCCATGATACAATATACTGAGCTACTGCAACAACGACAAGTGGTGCAGAAAATGCTAGTATCTTTTTAAGCTCTAGTTCCGGGTATGATTGGAATGCCCCAAGACGGGATAAAAAATACACTGCAGACAGTAAACCAATTCCGAATGAAGCAATATATCCATAAATAGTAATATTCAAGTCTTTAAAATAAAGTGCTCCTATCGCAATGAATAAAATTGCCGTGCTAGACTGAATAATATCTCGAATATAAACGGCGTATCGTGTTTCTTTGAAGCCGGTCGTAGCGTTTTGTGCCACCATCATGGAGGAAAAAAGTGGAATACCCGCAACAAAAAGTGACGCTGTTGGAGCAAATTCGGGTCCAAAATTCCCTGTCCGTAACACAACAAATACGATGATTGATATGATTATTCCAAGAAAAAATGGGAATGCTATTGAAAGTACAGAAATACCGCACAGTTTCGCCTTATCTCCTTGATTATTATACACTGGAACGTACTTTCGAGCTGCTGTGTCTAACCCGAACCTAGAAAGAACACTAAACGCCTTCATAATTACCATACCAAATGCAAAGAGACCGAGTGCCTCCGGTCCTAATCCCCGTGCGATTACCACGTTGAGCAGGTAGCGAAGTCCACGTCCGACTAGACTCCCAAAGAATGCTACCGACATCAACCTGAGCAGTGATTTCTTCATTTTGCAGGTTATCTAACTATCTAATATATAGAGTCAACAGTTCAACTGAACAGTCGATATGGTCCAAGATCTCTTGAGTATAATAAAGTATGTGGATTGCAATTTCCTACTTATTGCGCTCGAGATCGCTCACATCCAGTTCGCCCTTAAGATACTCCTTCCCAGTATCTGTGAGTTGATAGAGGCCAGTATCGATGATCTCTAATAAGTTTGCGTCGGCAAGAGCCCGACACCGTTTACTCACATACTGGCGATCATACTCGATATTCGCTGCGAGAACCCGTGGAGAAACCAGAATAGGATGATCTTCGAAGAAGAGCATAATCTCGTAGTCGACAGGAGCCATCCAAGGTACTCGCTCGACCATCTATTCGCGATACCCGGCTAGCAAAACGGAAAAATCAGTAGTATCTTCAGCAAGAGGCACGACATACGTCGATTTAAAAAGACTACGTTCGTAGTTAGGCTTATGTCAGAGGAGGGTATTGTTTGTGGTACGGAAGCTATATGTGACTCTCTAATTCGGTGAGTCGCAGAATAGCGGACCGGTGTTAGCGGCACCGAGTCCGCGAGAAGCTCCCGTATCCAGCCTACGGAAGCCATGTCCAACGACGAGACACGGGGTAAAGAAGGCCCCGACCGGCGAGACGAATCGGCCCACTCGAGCAGCTATCGGTCCCTTCTCGAGTCGATCGACACCGATACCACCACGTTGCTCGAGGCGATCACCGACGACGAGACGCTCGAGCCGGACGTTCGACTGGCGGCGAAGCGCCACTGTCGGGAGCTTCGGGCGGAACTCGAGTGTCTGCACCGGCACCTCCCCGAGGCCGGGAGCGCATACGCGGACGACGGTCGGGCGAACGCGATCACGACGGTCAGCGGGCCGTTCGAGGCAGCCCGCGAGGCGTTCCGTCGACGCGAGGGTGAGAGCCCGAAACGCGACGGCGACCGAACCAGCGAGACGGGAGGCGAAAGCGGGGACTGAGCAGTTCGGGGCGGACCCCTGCCTCGCGACTGCCGAGTCCGACGAACCCCACATCCCTCGAGAGTACCCCGCTCGAGACGCTCCTCGCGGAAGTCAGAGCCCGCCGTGTCGAAACCGATCGGCTCACGACCCGCCTCGACGATCGAGGCAGCCTTCGAGAAAGAGACGACGCGAACCAGCCCTCGAGGGAGTGAGTCCCCTCGGACAGCGACACACCGTCACGAGACGAACGGGTCGTTCACTCCTCGAGCGCGACCGACTTCCCGTTTAGCACGTCCGCTTCGGTAACGGTCGCCGTCCGATTGCCGACCGTATACTCACCGGCGTAGGGCACCCTCACCGTCGCCTGACCGTTTTCCCCGACCGCCACTGTCCGCTCGTACGTGAACGACTCTCCGGAGACGGAGACATCGGTCTCGACTGTTACGTTCGACCCCGGCTCACCGGACGCTGCGAGCTTCGCTCCGGGAACGACTGCGAAGGCCGTGGCGTCGTCGTCGACGGCGATCGCCTGGTAGTGGGCCAGCCCGTCGGAGCCGTTTCCGCCTGCCCCACGATCCTCGAGCAGGCGGGCTTGTGCGGTGTCGGACGAGACGTTCCCGTCGACGGGAGTCACGACGACGTAGCCGACCCGACCGCTGAACCGGTTGTACCAGCCGTCGGGATCTGAATCCGCTCGGAACTCCTCGTAGTTGCTCTGGGCGTAGACGTACTGCTGTGATTCGCCGTTGACGAAGTGGTTGTACATCCGGTTGTCGCCCCACTCGCTCAACACGAAGTTAGCGGGATGGGTTCGGTTCGCCGCGTCGGCGTGGTCGTCGATCGCGTCGACGGCCTCGAGCTGTGCCTCGCTGTAGGTCACGTTGGCCGTCAGTGTGGGGACGTAGATGAGGCTCAGCCCGAACACGAGCAGCCCGATCCCGAGCAGATAGGCGAGCCGTCGCCCATCGGGAACCGAAATCGAGGGCTCGAGTCCGCCGTCGGCGGCGACGGTCGCTCCCTCCTGCAGGTCATCCCCAGCGGTGGCGTCTCGATCCCGAAACGGGACCGGCGGACGCGCCAGCTCGATGGCTGAGAGCAGTCGGACGACGCCCATCCCGGTGGGGATGGCCAGCAGAATCGCCAACTGGCCGGCAAAGCGGACCTGAATCCCTGCCAGGACGAGCAGGTAGCCCGCGTAGGTGCCAAGGAGCAACCAGCCGGGTTCGTACCGACGGACGACGAGCCAGGCGATCCAGCCCAGGACCGCGAGTGCGATGTAAAACCCCATGCCAAGCTGGTAGAGCGGCCCGAAGATGACGAAGTACTCCGTCGAAAACAGCGAGGCCGCCTCGGTCGCGCTCTCCCGGAAGAGCAGGTCGTCGACGCGTGCCATCGCTTCGGCCCAGTCGTCGGGCTGCAGGTGCCGAAAGGCGAGAAGTACCCCTGTGGCGACGGCCGTCTCGAGTGCGAGCAAGCCGCCGAGGTGGATATCGAGCCGCCGCCACAGTTCGCCGAGTGCGATTACGGCGACCGAGCCGCCAAGCACCAGTGCCGGCGTTGTCGCAACGAACTCCGGCTGCCAGCCCCAGCGGTGGTGCAGCGCCAGCGAGAGCCAGCTGCCAAATGAGAGGCCAACGAGCAACGGCAGGCTCGCGAGTGCAGGCGAGACATCTGCTCGAGCGTCCATCACGACTCGCAACGCGACGTAGCCGGCGAGCGGGATCAGCAACAGCGGCGAGCCGCCCCAGGCGTGGATCCCTGCTGCGACTGAGAGGCCGAAAACGATGGTGACGACCCACGTCAGCGGCGTTCGAAGCTGTGCCAGAACGCCTGGACGCGGCTCCGACCTCGCCTCGAGCCGTCGCTGGAGATCAACCGCGAGCCACGTCAGCGTCAGCAGCGTAATTCCGAGCCAAAAGTACTGGTGGAGCTGGTGATCGATGAACCCCAGTCCCGTGTAGACCGCGTGGATCGGCGTCACTGCAAAGACCAGAACGGACGCGACCCCGACCCGGACGTCCCGAGTCAGCAAGACGGCCACTTTGTAAATCACGAGTCCGAGCGCGACAGACGCGACGACGGGGAGCCACGCTGCGACGGTGTCGGCCGCTCCCTGTCCGCCGCCAAGTAACTCGGCAACGAACCAGTTCGTCGCGTGGGCCAGTGGTCGCCGGAGTGCGACGCTGTGAGGAGGATCCATCAGTACTCCGTACTCCGTCGGTCCCGATGCCTCCGCCACCAGTTCCTCCATCCAGTAGCGGAAGTAGTAGGGATCGTTCGCGGGCGAGACGACTCGGCCGCTCTGAAAGATCGACCGAAACGCCGTCATTCTGGCACCGGCGACGACGACCAGCGCCCCGACCAACGCGACCATCGCTCGAGGATCGATGGCCGTCCAGAACCGCTCGAGATCGAACCCGCGGTCGTCAGCTACTGATGTCGGTTCTTTTTCGAACTCCTCACCTGCCATCACTGCTTCGACGACCTTAGGGTCAGCAACTCGATACGCACCATCGACCTTCTCGACGATTCCGCTCGACACGAGTTCCCCGAACGTTCCCGAATCCAGATCGATATCGTCGAACGTCCAAGTGTCGTGTTCGGCGTCGGCCGCGAGGACGGTCTCGAGTACCTGGTCGCCGTCATCGCGGTCGGCGAGAAACGACGCCGTGGCGTCCGAAAGGGCGTCCGGATCGCCGTCAGTAGACATTGTCTGTCTGGTGAGTGTACGACGGTATCATATTTTCGTTCGGAGAAGGAACTGACCGGAGCGCAACGTTACCACACTTGCGCGCCCGGCGTCCCACAGGCGTCACAGATCACCGCATCGTTTCCTTTGAAACTGTCCCGCAGAAGTTCCCCCTCCTCACAAAACGTACAGATGCTTCCCTCGAGGGCGTCACTATAGTTGCAACTGAACCGATTGACACGCTGATCGCAACGCTGTCGTGCGATCAGGTGCGCAATGACTTGCAGGTGCTACTATAGGTGAGGTGATCGGCCGGATACTGCATGCCCTGATCTGTCGAACCGATTCGATTATACGACGACGGTGACGACGCCCCCGCCGACGATCGCGAGCGCGCCGAGGCCGAAACAGACGACCCAGAACGGAACCCGATCGACGACCCGCATGAGGGCATCGATCGTGAGGTAGCCGACGACGGCGCTGATCCCGAGTGCGGCCAGTGCGGGCCCGAGCGCGATGCCGGGGAGCCCGCCGGCACCCGCGACGGTGAGTGCGGCCGCACCGAGGCTCGCGGGGATCGACAACAGAAAGGAGAGCCGGAACGCGGCCGGCGGGTCGTAGCTGCGAAACAGTAGCGTACTCGTCGTCACACCCGATCGAGAGATACCAGGGAGGATCGCGACGCCCTGGACGGCCCCGACGAGCACCGAATCGAGCAGCGTCGGCGCGTCGCGAACCCCCATCGACACCGACTCCGAGGCGAGCTGGAGGACGCCGGTCAGGATCAACAGGACGCCGATCGCGGCGATGAAGACGCCGCCGGTAAGCCGGCCGGCGAGATCGACCGCGTACACGTACAGCGGAATCCCCACGAGACCGGTCATGAGCGAGGCGACGACGATGTACGAGGCGATCGCGTTCTCACTGGCGTACGCCCGATGGGGTCGCCATCCGGGCACCGAACGAACGGCTGTCGCGATGTCCCTGCGATAGTAGGTCGCCGCCGACAGCGTCGTCCCGAGTTGCAAAAACAGCGCCAGCTGCAACGCCACGCTGGGATCCGTTCCGACGGCAGTCAAGAACAGTGCGAGGTTCCCCTGGCTCGAGACGGGCAACCATTCGACGACCCCCTGAACGATCCCGGCGAGTATCGCAACGACGAGTTCGGCGCGGTTCACTGGTGCTAGTCGACGCACAGGGCCACTTAAATCGGCCCGATTCGAGCCGCCGTCGAAGCGTCCCGGTCCGCGTCGAACGGGCCAGTGCTCGAGCCGCGGGATCCCTTCGACCGGCGAGCATCACAGAGTGGCCGCGGTCGTGTCGTCGACGCGGCCGGTCGACACGAGAGTGAAACGGGCTGGCGGCACCGCGGCGTGTCTGAGAACGAATCAGAGAAGAGACGGTGGGATCATCGAATAGGCAACAGTACGACTGATAGTATCACTCAACTGTTACGCTCTTGGCCAGATTGCGCGGCTTGTCGATCGAGCGTCCCAGCAGGTTGGCGACCCAGTAGGCGACCAGTTGCAACTGGACGTTCGCGAGCACTGACGCACTGATGTCGTCGACGGCGGGGATCTCGAGGACGTAGTCGGCGTAGCGCGTCACGTCGGACTCCCCGTCGGTGATCGCCACGACGGGTGCGTCGCGGGCCTCGACTTCTTTGACGTTTCCGATCGTCTTCCGAGCGGTTTCGCCGTCGCCGGTGACGATCGCGAACACCGGCGTGGTTTCGGTCACGAGCGCCAGCGGGCCGTGTTTCAACTCGCCGGATGCGAATCCCTCCGCGTGACGGTAGGTGATCTCCTTCATTTTCAGCGCGCCCTCGAGCGCGACCGGGTAGTGGTAGCCCCGTCCCACGAAGAAGTACGCGTCGGCATCGACGAACGCCTCGGCGACCGCTCTGGCGGTCGTCGTTTCGAGGACCGTCTGGACCTGCCCGGGGATGTCTCGGAGTGCCTCGAGTTCCCCGCGGGTCGGGCCGTCGCCGAGTTCGAACGCCAGCAGTGCGAGCGCGAGTTGCTGGCTCGCGAACGTCTTCGTCGCGGCGACGCCGATCTCGGGACCCGCTCTGATGTAGAGGGCGTGATCGCACTCTCGAGCGGCGGAGCTGCCGACCGTGTTGGTCACGGCGAGCGTCGTCGCCCCGGCGCGGTCGGCCTCACGGAGGGCGCGTAACGTGTCGGCGGTCTCGCCGCTCTGGGTGACGCCGACGACGAGCGTCCCCTCGTCGACGGGAACGCGATCGATCCCGTATTCGCTGGCGAGAAACGCCTGTGCCCTCACGCCGCCCGACCGGAGCCGCTCCGCACCGAACATCGCCGCGTGATACGACGTTCCGCAGGCGACGAACTGGACCGGTCCGTCGTGGTCGATGGCGGCGAGTTCCGCCAGATCGACCGTCCCCCCGAGCTCGTCGATCCGGCCCCGGAGACACTGCCGCAGGGCCGTCGGCTGCTCGTGGATCTCCTTGAGCATGTAGTGGTCGTAGCCGCTTTTCTCCGCGTCTTCGGAGTCCCACGCGATCGTTTCCGTCGCCCGGTCGAGGGGTTCTCCCTCCCCGTCGGTGATGACCGCGCCGTCCGCGGAGAGTCGAGCGAAATCGCCGTTCTCGAGGTAGCAGACGCGGTCGGTGTACTCGATGAACGCGGGGACGTCGCTCGCGAGGTACGTCCCGGTCTCTCCGAGGCCGACGACGAGCGGGGAATCCTGGCGCGCTGCGTACACCGTCTCCGAGCCGTCGAAAACGGCGGCGATCGCGTAACTGCCCTCGAGTTGGTCGATCGCCAGCCGGAACGCAGCCTCGGGGTCGGCACCGCGGTCGAGGTAGCGCCCGATCAGGTGGGGAACGACTTCGGTGTCCGTCTCGCTCTGGAAGGCGACGCCCGCATCGACGAGATCGTCGCGCAGCCGCTGGTAGTTCTCGATGATTCCGTTGTGGACGACGGCGACCCGTCCCGCCGCATCGCCGTGTGGGTGGGCGTTGGCGTCGGACGGTTCGCCGTGTGTACTCCAGCGCGTGTGACCGATTCCGACCGATTCGCCCGCGAGGCCAGGGCGAGAAACCACGTCCTCGAGTGCCGACAGTTCGCCGGCGGCCTTCGAAACCCGCATCGAGGGGGTCGGTACGGCCAGCCCGGCGGAGTCGTAGCCACGATACTCGAGTTGTGAGAGCCCGTCGAGAACGACGTCGACGGCATCGCTCCCGTCGGTAGAGCCGACGTACCCGACGATACCACACATCGTTACTGAACCTCCGTTCCGGTCTCGATCGTCCCGCGAACGGTCGTTCCCGCGTTGATGACGGCATCGGAGCCGACGATCGTCCCCGGCGCGTAGGTCACGCCGCCACCGTCGCGAACGCGATCCGCGAGCAACGCGCCCAGTCGTTCGGCTTCGTGGACGCGGTCGCCGACGCGGACGTCGCCTGGCCCCCCGACGACGGTCGAGCCAGTGCCGATCCGGACGTTCCGCCCAGTGACGCAGTCGACGAGCGTCGCCCCCGAACCGACGCGCGTGTCGGCGTCGACGACGCTGGTCTCGACGACGGCGTTCGCCCCGACCGTCGCGTTCTTGCCGAGTGCGACGTTCGGGCCGACGACAGCGCCCGGGCCGACGACGCAGTCGGCGGAAATCACGACCGGTTCGACGATCGTTGCCGAGTCGTGAACGCGAGCATCGGCCGAAATCTCGCTTTCGACACCGTCGACGCTCTCGAAGAGGGTCTCGGTTACCTCGAGGAGATCCCAGGGATACGTCGCGTCGATCCAGATTCCCTCGGACGTGACGCCCCGGACGGTCTCCGTGGCGTCGATCGCGTTCGCGATTCCGTCGACGAGCGAGTACTCGTTCAGCTGTGGTTCCGGCCCCCGGAGATATTCGAAGAGTTCCGGATCGAAGGCGTAGACGCCCGCGTTGAGCTGGTACGTCCGGTCGTCGCGGGGACGTTCGACGATTTCCCGAACGCTGCCGTCGTCCTCGAGGATCACGCCGCCGTAGTTGTCGACGGCCGCGTCACGAACGAGTCCGAGCGTCGCGATCGCGTCGTCGCCATCGTCGTAAGCAGCGAGAACGTCCTCGACGATCCGCTGGGCGACGAGTTGATCCCCGTTGAGGACGAGTTGGGGCTCGGAAACCTCGGATTCGGCAGCCAACAGGGCGTGTCCACTGCCGAGTTGCTTGTCCTGGACGACGTACTCGAGAGAGGCGTCGCGGTACGTCGAGCCGAAATACGACTGGACGTGCGTCCGCCCGTATCCGACGACGACGGTGATCTCCGTAATGCCGGCGTCGACGAGCGCATCGAAGACGTGCTCGAGAATCGGTTTCGTCGCCGCGGGAAGCATCGGCTTTGGCCGATGTTTCGTCAGGGGACGGAGACGGGCCCCCTCCCCTGCCGCGAGAACAACCGCAGAACGAATCGTCATTGGCAGAGTGAGAGTAATCCGCAGATATTATTCTTGTGGCTCGAACTGTCGCTCTCGACGAGAGCTCAACAACGGACGGTGGCGTGATACCGAGTTCGATTCGGGGCCACCGATCCCGGACGGAGGCGATCGGAACGTGATTCAGGAACCGAGCCCTCACCAGCCGGGCTCGTAACAGACGACCGCAGCCAGGGGGACGAAGACGACCACCAGCGGAACCACGTACAGCAACTGGGTGAACGGATCCGGCGGCGAGACGAGTGCCGAGACGACGAACGCGGTCGTGGTGCCGATTCCGAACGCGCCGAGGCGGCGTTCGGTCGATCCGGGCGGTTCGTCTCGAGCAGGGAGTCGCGTTCTGTACGCCCCGTATGCTGGGATGGCGATCGGCAGGAGCAGTATCGCGAACATCGCCCAGGCGATCCCGTTTGCACCGCGAGCGTTCGCGTCCGTTCCGATCGCATAGCAGAGACAGACCGTCGACGACAGCAAGACGAGTCCGATTACTAACGCAAGCGCAGCCCACGGCCAGAGAGTGAGCGTACTCATTCGTACCGGTCGAATACGTTCCGGCGTTGCAAATAGTTAATTATACTGGACATACTGTCTCTGAACAAACGTGAACAGCGCGATGCGCCCTCACTCGAGCCGGTCACGAAGGGGTGGTCCCCCGGTCTGCCGTCATCTCGAGCCCACGAGAGGATCACCCGTCGTGATTCGAGCGACCGGGGAACTCCGAAATCGCCGTGTGGGTTTCCGAGACGAGGTCCGCGAGGACGGCTCCGGCGGGCCGAATCTCGGCCACCTGTCCGACGCTCTGGCCGGCGAACAGTGCCAGTTCCTCGATCGCACCGTCGACGTCCGGGGTCGCGAGGGCCTCGTCGTAGCGTTCGATCGGCTCGCCGTCACCGGTGGTCGCGACGGTATCGGTTTCGCCCGGCCGTTCCCCGGCAGGGGGGCTGCCCGCGCGCTCCCACCGCTCGAGCGTCTCGTTTCGCAATACGCGGTGTGGCGTTCCCGGCCAGCCCTTCTCGAAGAGGGTCGTGTACTCGGTGTCGGTCTCGTCGCTCTCGCGGAGCCGTCGCTGGTAGACCTCGTGGACCCGTGCCTCCTCGGTCGCGACGAACCGCGTTCCCAGCCACGCGCCGTCGGCACCGAGCGCGAGCGCGGCCGCGATCCCCCGGCCGTCGCCGATTCCGCCGGCCGCGACGATCGGAACGTCCGCACCGACGGCGTCCGCGACCCTCGGGACGAGCGCCGTCGTCGCCACGTCGCTCTGGACGTGGCCGCCCGCCTCGAGTCCCTGCGTGACGACGATATCGACGCCGGCGTCGACGGCGTCGCGCGCTTCTTCGGCGCTCCCGACCGTCTGTGCGACGATCGCACCCGCGTCGTGAATCCGACCGACGTGGGGGGCGGCGTCCCCGAACGAGAGCGTGACGATCTCGGCCCCGGCATCGAGGACCACCTCAAGGTGGTCGGCCGTGGCCACGCTCGTCGTCGCGTCGTCGACCACGAGGTTGACCGCGAACGGCTCGTCGGTCAGCCCGCGCGTCTCGTCGATCACCCGCCGCGTTTCCGCGAGATCGCGCCACGTGACCGCGAGGTGACCGAGGCCGCCGGCGTTCGAGACGGCGGCCGCGAGTGCAGGGCAAGTCGCGCTCCCGATCGGTGCCTGGACGATCGGGTACTCGATCTCGAGCAGGTCACAGAGCGTCGTTCGTAGTGTCATCCGTCTTGCCCGCTACGCTCGCTGCTTTTCCTTCGCGAGCACGCCCACGTTCTCGATCCCGGTGTCGGGGTACTGTCCGTCCTCGTCTTTCTCGACGGCCTTGACCATGTCCCAGACGACGTTGAGACCGGTCGTCACGCCCTCGAGCGCCTCCATCTCACAGCCCGTCTTCCCGGTGGTCTCGACGGCGACCCGCAGTTCGATCCGATCCTCGGCGAGCGAAAAGTCGGTCTCGACGTTCGTAATCGGGATCTGGTGGCACATCGGGATCGTCTCCCAGGTGTGTTTGACGGCCTGGACCGCGCCGACCCGGGCGGTCGCGAGGACGTCGCCCTTGCCGACCTCGTCGTCCCGGATCGCCTCGATCGTCGACGGCTGGAGGCGGATTTCACCGGCCGCGACCGCGCGGCGTTCGCTGTCGGGTTTGTCGCCGACGTCGACCATCTGGACGTCGCCCTCGTCGGTCGTGTGGGTAAGCTCGTCGGCGGCCGCGTCGTCGTTCTCACTCATCCGAACCACCCCACAGGACCGCGGGGAGTTCGTTCACGACCTCGGACGCGACGAACCCGTGGCCGTCTCGCTGGGCCAGTCGTTCCCCGGCGAGCCCGTTGACGTGTGCAGCCGCGGCAGCCGCCTCGAGTGGTTCGGTATCCTCGAGCAGCGCCGCGACGAGACCGGCGAGCGTGTCGCCGGTCCCGCCGACTTTCATCCCGACGGTCCCGGAGCGGCTGATCCGGGTCCGTTCCCCGTCGGTGATAACGTCGTTCGCGCCCTTCGCGAGGACGACGTGCCCCAGTTCGGCCGCGAACGCCTCGATTTCGTCGGCCGCCGCGGCCAGATCGTCCGTATCCGGCCCGCCCATCCGCGCGAGTTCGCCACGATTCGGCGTACAGACCAGCGTCGCGTCCGTCTCGAGGTCGGGGACGACCGCGAGCGCGTCCGCGTCGACGACGACCCGCCCGGTCGAGGACTCGAGGAACTCCTGGGTGGCCGCGAGGGTCTCCTCGGCGTCCCCGAGCCCAGGGCCGATGACGACGACGTTGTCGTAGCGCTCGGCCGTCTCGAGCAGGTCGTCGGCTACCTCGGGCCTGAGAACGTCGTGTTCGTAGGGCTGGACGATGAGATCCTCGGTATAGCCCTGGATCTCGCTGGCGACGGAGTCGGGTGCAGCGACGAACGAAAGGTCCGCGCCGCCCCGCAACGCGGCCTGGGCGGCCAGCGCCGGCGCACCGGTGTAGGGGCCGCCGCCGATGATGAACGGGCGTCCCTCACGGCCGTCGGGTCGAGCGAGGTCGACGTCCCCGGGGCCGACGAACCGTTCTGCGGCCGCCGGGATGCCGATATCTGCGACGGTGACGGTCGCCTCGAGGTCCTCGAGGCCCGGCTTCGAATCGTGGAAGGTGACGACGCGATCGGCCTCGACCCCGTTGTCCGCGTGGTCGCCCCCATCCGCGTCGAACCCGGAGGGCACGTCGACCGCGACGACGGTGGCGTCGGTTTCGTTGATCGCCCCGGCCGCGGTCGCCGCGGGCTCCCGAAGGTCGCCGCTGATTCCCGTTCCG contains:
- a CDS encoding MFS transporter, whose protein sequence is MSTDGDPDALSDATASFLADRDDGDQVLETVLAADAEHDTWTFDDIDLDSGTFGELVSSGIVEKVDGAYRVADPKVVEAVMAGEEFEKEPTSVADDRGFDLERFWTAIDPRAMVALVGALVVVAGARMTAFRSIFQSGRVVSPANDPYYFRYWMEELVAEASGPTEYGVLMDPPHSVALRRPLAHATNWFVAELLGGGQGAADTVAAWLPVVASVALGLVIYKVAVLLTRDVRVGVASVLVFAVTPIHAVYTGLGFIDHQLHQYFWLGITLLTLTWLAVDLQRRLEARSEPRPGVLAQLRTPLTWVVTIVFGLSVAAGIHAWGGSPLLLIPLAGYVALRVVMDARADVSPALASLPLLVGLSFGSWLSLALHHRWGWQPEFVATTPALVLGGSVAVIALGELWRRLDIHLGGLLALETAVATGVLLAFRHLQPDDWAEAMARVDDLLFRESATEAASLFSTEYFVIFGPLYQLGMGFYIALAVLGWIAWLVVRRYEPGWLLLGTYAGYLLVLAGIQVRFAGQLAILLAIPTGMGVVRLLSAIELARPPVPFRDRDATAGDDLQEGATVAADGGLEPSISVPDGRRLAYLLGIGLLVFGLSLIYVPTLTANVTYSEAQLEAVDAIDDHADAANRTHPANFVLSEWGDNRMYNHFVNGESQQYVYAQSNYEEFRADSDPDGWYNRFSGRVGYVVVTPVDGNVSSDTAQARLLEDRGAGGNGSDGLAHYQAIAVDDDATAFAVVPGAKLAASGEPGSNVTVETDVSVSGESFTYERTVAVGENGQATVRVPYAGEYTVGNRTATVTEADVLNGKSVALEE
- a CDS encoding flippase; translation: MKKSLLRLMSVAFFGSLVGRGLRYLLNVVIARGLGPEALGLFAFGMVIMKAFSVLSRFGLDTAARKYVPVYNNQGDKAKLCGISVLSIAFPFFLGIIISIIVFVVLRTGNFGPEFAPTASLFVAGIPLFSSMMVAQNATTGFKETRYAVYIRDIIQSSTAILFIAIGALYFKDLNITIYGYIASFGIGLLSAVYFLSRLGAFQSYPELELKKILAFSAPLVVVAVAQYIVSWTDIFMLAIFVSPTEVGWYQAAYQTSVLLVLVLSAVNSIFPAVASDLYSSDQLKTLDQIYSTATKWVSYLTVLGFVFISIFSREVLLLFGTSTESARISLIILAFGQTITASTGPVGFLLTMSGHERLESINTVFLAISNIVLNFILIQSFGIIGASIATATSLLALNLIRIVEAYHLLGIQPYEQSYWKGCIGILASSIFMILVYRFASGSIIPTSVVGTIALVLFLSIMVLLGFDTQDQKLIEAIK
- the moaC gene encoding cyclic pyranopterin monophosphate synthase MoaC, producing the protein MSENDDAAADELTHTTDEGDVQMVDVGDKPDSERRAVAAGEIRLQPSTIEAIRDDEVGKGDVLATARVGAVQAVKHTWETIPMCHQIPITNVETDFSLAEDRIELRVAVETTGKTGCEMEALEGVTTGLNVVWDMVKAVEKDEDGQYPDTGIENVGVLAKEKQRA
- a CDS encoding HVO_A0556 family zinc finger protein, which translates into the protein MQVIAHLIARQRCDQRVNRFSCNYSDALEGSICTFCEEGELLRDSFKGNDAVICDACGTPGAQVW
- the glmS gene encoding glutamine--fructose-6-phosphate transaminase (isomerizing); amino-acid sequence: MCGIVGYVGSTDGSDAVDVVLDGLSQLEYRGYDSAGLAVPTPSMRVSKAAGELSALEDVVSRPGLAGESVGIGHTRWSTHGEPSDANAHPHGDAAGRVAVVHNGIIENYQRLRDDLVDAGVAFQSETDTEVVPHLIGRYLDRGADPEAAFRLAIDQLEGSYAIAAVFDGSETVYAARQDSPLVVGLGETGTYLASDVPAFIEYTDRVCYLENGDFARLSADGAVITDGEGEPLDRATETIAWDSEDAEKSGYDHYMLKEIHEQPTALRQCLRGRIDELGGTVDLAELAAIDHDGPVQFVACGTSYHAAMFGAERLRSGGVRAQAFLASEYGIDRVPVDEGTLVVGVTQSGETADTLRALREADRAGATTLAVTNTVGSSAARECDHALYIRAGPEIGVAATKTFASQQLALALLAFELGDGPTRGELEALRDIPGQVQTVLETTTARAVAEAFVDADAYFFVGRGYHYPVALEGALKMKEITYRHAEGFASGELKHGPLALVTETTPVFAIVTGDGETARKTIGNVKEVEARDAPVVAITDGESDVTRYADYVLEIPAVDDISASVLANVQLQLVAYWVANLLGRSIDKPRNLAKSVTVE
- a CDS encoding undecaprenyl-diphosphate phosphatase — its product is MNRAELVVAILAGIVQGVVEWLPVSSQGNLALFLTAVGTDPSVALQLALFLQLGTTLSAATYYRRDIATAVRSVPGWRPHRAYASENAIASYIVVASLMTGLVGIPLYVYAVDLAGRLTGGVFIAAIGVLLILTGVLQLASESVSMGVRDAPTLLDSVLVGAVQGVAILPGISRSGVTTSTLLFRSYDPPAAFRLSFLLSIPASLGAAALTVAGAGGLPGIALGPALAALGISAVVGYLTIDALMRVVDRVPFWVVCFGLGALAIVGGGVVTVVV
- a CDS encoding sugar phosphate nucleotidyltransferase — encoded protein: MTIRSAVVLAAGEGARLRPLTKHRPKPMLPAATKPILEHVFDALVDAGITEITVVVGYGRTHVQSYFGSTYRDASLEYVVQDKQLGSGHALLAAESEVSEPQLVLNGDQLVAQRIVEDVLAAYDDGDDAIATLGLVRDAAVDNYGGVILEDDGSVREIVERPRDDRTYQLNAGVYAFDPELFEYLRGPEPQLNEYSLVDGIANAIDATETVRGVTSEGIWIDATYPWDLLEVTETLFESVDGVESEISADARVHDSATIVEPVVISADCVVGPGAVVGPNVALGKNATVGANAVVETSVVDADTRVGSGATLVDCVTGRNVRIGTGSTVVGGPGDVRVGDRVHEAERLGALLADRVRDGGGVTYAPGTIVGSDAVINAGTTVRGTIETGTEVQ
- a CDS encoding NAD(P)H-dependent flavin oxidoreductase: MTLRTTLCDLLEIEYPIVQAPIGSATCPALAAAVSNAGGLGHLAVTWRDLAETRRVIDETRGLTDEPFAVNLVVDDATTSVATADHLEVVLDAGAEIVTLSFGDAAPHVGRIHDAGAIVAQTVGSAEEARDAVDAGVDIVVTQGLEAGGHVQSDVATTALVPRVADAVGADVPIVAAGGIGDGRGIAAALALGADGAWLGTRFVATEEARVHEVYQRRLRESDETDTEYTTLFEKGWPGTPHRVLRNETLERWERAGSPPAGERPGETDTVATTGDGEPIERYDEALATPDVDGAIEELALFAGQSVGQVAEIRPAGAVLADLVSETHTAISEFPGRSNHDG
- a CDS encoding MarR family transcriptional regulator — encoded protein: MVERVPWMAPVDYEIMLFFEDHPILVSPRVLAANIEYDRQYVSKRCRALADANLLEIIDTGLYQLTDTGKEYLKGELDVSDLERNK